A DNA window from Streptomyces canus contains the following coding sequences:
- a CDS encoding DUF6099 family protein encodes MDAVRLIVTSRRALAGGGEAPQVMAEVWQAQALAQAIGSRLAVAGPPELRGEALGLTELAGRGCGVLDRPDIAMAELRAAQLTELGDARQALLYLGGLLGEVGIALVGLASAADDETTYWQCMEAIDAADESRDRVLQMLRRLADRGEELPEAG; translated from the coding sequence ATGGACGCGGTGCGGCTCATCGTGACGAGCAGGCGTGCCCTGGCCGGGGGCGGCGAGGCGCCTCAGGTCATGGCGGAGGTGTGGCAGGCACAGGCCCTGGCCCAGGCGATAGGGAGCCGCCTCGCGGTCGCCGGGCCTCCCGAACTCCGGGGCGAGGCCTTGGGGTTGACCGAGCTGGCGGGCCGCGGTTGCGGTGTCCTCGACCGCCCCGACATCGCCATGGCGGAGTTGCGGGCCGCCCAGCTCACCGAGCTCGGCGACGCCCGCCAGGCCCTCCTCTACCTCGGAGGTCTCCTCGGCGAGGTGGGCATAGCCCTGGTCGGCCTCGCGTCCGCGGCGGACGACGAGACGACGTACTGGCAGTGCATGGAAGCGATCGACGCGGCGGACGAGTCGCGGGACCGGGTGCTGCAGATGCTGCGAAGACTGGCGGATCGGGGGGAGGAGTTGCCGGAGGCGGGGTGA
- a CDS encoding nucleotide pyrophosphohydrolase, with the protein MTEPLDVAKLQRRLAEFAAARDWQPYHTPKNLVAALSVEASELVEIFQWLTPEESARVMDDPDTAHRVTDEIADVLAYLLQLCEVLGVDPLAALDAKIDRNERRFPAP; encoded by the coding sequence GTGACAGAACCCCTCGACGTGGCGAAACTGCAGCGCCGGCTGGCCGAGTTCGCGGCCGCCCGCGACTGGCAGCCCTACCACACGCCCAAGAACCTCGTCGCCGCGCTCAGTGTGGAGGCCTCCGAACTGGTCGAGATCTTCCAGTGGTTGACGCCCGAGGAGTCGGCACGGGTCATGGACGACCCCGACACCGCGCACCGTGTCACGGACGAGATCGCCGATGTGCTCGCCTATCTGCTCCAGTTGTGCGAGGTGCTCGGCGTCGATCCACTGGCCGCGCTGGACGCGAAGATCGACCGGAACGAGCGGAGGTTTCCGGCGCCGTAA
- a CDS encoding AAA family ATPase produces the protein MPVSPTSSVVPAQSAPPRAERSQGGGRRPDRPCLTELRLSSYAVHRRAGFPLAPLTLIAGPSGSGKTSALRAYEALARLGGGASLGEVFPRPLSCVPDRARPDAQRRRGFRIGCTADGPEGPVRLDVAVQAEPELRIVGERLTSGGLVLLETALRDPSRRTVQAAWHTAGTAPVTRAPLPDDRLGTALLPLRVAGKTDGQRRVLAAAEQMVVALRSVFGCDPRPGRMRLPVPTGTGRLLGGCGNLADVLWRTRTECGRRHAQLVAAVRAGCAGPVTDVLAETLPTGTVRALLDRGDGSRTALGRLGDGELRYLALALVLLTGPGVLEVDPVGEVPAAMQTLTVLADNLDRSLDPRQRAELLRLAVRMCERGHIRLVGAVSDASWVAGIEGVTVVHLEP, from the coding sequence ATGCCTGTCTCCCCCACATCCTCTGTCGTGCCCGCTCAGTCCGCTCCTCCGCGCGCGGAGCGGTCGCAAGGCGGTGGGCGCCGCCCCGACCGGCCGTGTCTCACCGAACTGCGGCTGTCCTCGTACGCCGTCCACCGGCGGGCCGGGTTCCCGCTCGCACCGCTGACCCTGATCGCCGGCCCCAGCGGGAGCGGCAAGACGAGCGCCCTCAGAGCGTACGAGGCACTCGCTCGGCTCGGTGGCGGCGCGAGCCTCGGTGAGGTGTTCCCGCGCCCCCTCTCGTGCGTCCCCGACCGAGCGCGCCCCGACGCCCAGCGCCGCCGCGGCTTCCGGATCGGCTGCACGGCCGACGGACCCGAGGGACCGGTCCGGCTCGACGTCGCGGTCCAGGCCGAGCCCGAACTGCGCATCGTGGGGGAGCGGTTGACCTCCGGCGGGCTCGTCCTGCTGGAGACCGCCCTGCGCGACCCCTCCCGCCGGACCGTACAGGCCGCCTGGCACACGGCAGGGACCGCGCCGGTCACCCGTGCCCCGCTCCCGGACGACCGGCTCGGCACCGCCCTGTTGCCGCTGCGCGTGGCCGGCAAGACGGACGGACAGCGGCGCGTCCTCGCCGCCGCCGAGCAGATGGTCGTCGCCCTGCGCTCCGTCTTCGGCTGCGACCCACGGCCCGGCCGCATGCGCCTGCCCGTCCCGACCGGTACCGGACGGCTCCTCGGCGGCTGCGGCAACCTCGCCGACGTCCTGTGGCGCACGCGCACGGAGTGCGGCCGGCGCCACGCGCAGCTCGTCGCCGCGGTGCGCGCCGGATGCGCGGGCCCCGTCACCGACGTCCTCGCCGAGACCCTTCCCACCGGGACGGTCCGGGCCCTGCTCGACCGCGGGGACGGCAGCCGGACGGCGCTCGGGCGGCTGGGCGACGGCGAGTTGAGGTACCTCGCGCTCGCGCTGGTGCTGCTCACCGGGCCCGGAGTGCTGGAGGTCGACCCGGTCGGTGAGGTGCCCGCGGCCATGCAGACGCTCACCGTGCTCGCCGACAACCTCGACCGGAGCCTGGACCCACGGCAGCGCGCCGAACTGCTGCGGCTGGCCGTGCGGATGTGCGAGCGCGGACACATCCGGCTCGTCGGCGCGGTGAGCGACGCCTCCTGGGTCGCCGGGATCGAAGGGGTCACGGTGGTACACCTGGAGCCGTGA